The Megalobrama amblycephala isolate DHTTF-2021 linkage group LG20, ASM1881202v1, whole genome shotgun sequence genome includes a window with the following:
- the rsph10b gene encoding radial spoke head 10 homolog B isoform X1: MAKEHKMKSSNRFTPEPTLSKVLGQSSTSSVVSESVTEPDDGRDSSRSAACSSNAVSQHTNDHRPNNEHDQCRKVPILHHIIVERYEGDKCGEMFHGEGVAYFQGGHIYKGSFSHGLMHGSGEYIWLDGLKYQGDFKCNVPMGHGTYTWLDGSTYEGEIHQGIRHGVGMYKCFKTSTVYRGQWYLGKRQGQGVMYYNQAFTSWYKGDWVNNRREGWGKRCYPSGNVYEGQWKNSVRHGEGTMRWVQLDQQYSGQWVNGIQDGKGTHTWFCKKVPFSQYPRMNEYTGEFVQGMRHGRGQFLYASGAVYSGEWKHDKKHGPGRYTFENGHVYEGEFNKDCMAEFPAFTPGLSGITTPFPDESKVLNDSSKRSSQSSTNSPLGSDMVLNIQTLLNRVPEAHRDQELKQVEYAVLRHIGLLREIYSFYSSLGHEQSPDNIFPLTHLQFSRFLMDCKVHQHRVTQAQIERLITDQVHSPFTAILPRECISYIVIVAYHICHKDIESSNNILATCFSKLMRQNIIPNAKNVKGSLFCHPVHAAVACHYSDRCWEIYQALCKANSIQPNQVLTARLFVWLLKSCSQDLCLYDSELTVSKVLEILSVDSPAIHDGIYSNLDLEISFLEFFEALLGCAEVKGQRIQTDVESQTDTSHWDDTVKNITELSSNQWIIISAWEKANQTISIKAVSSFDIFQSSLSEEMEQRQSPVLAFKEKDWIQKTQQFFTQTFFPAYEHSVKLKEKRLKLREKNRIALSDADKPRHTEQLEAEERQDEEEAPNNDVNRSPPFLP; the protein is encoded by the exons ATGGCTAAAGAACACAAAATGAAAAGTTCTAACAGATTTACACCAGAACCAACGCTAAGCAAAGTGTTAGGACAGTCCTCCACGTCCAGTGTAGTGTCAGAGTCCGTCACAGAGCCTGACGATGGACGAGACTCCTCGAGATCTGCTGCGTGTTCCTCCAATGCTGTGTCTCAGCATACGAATGATCATCGACCAAACAATGAGCATGATCAGTGCCGTAAAGTTCCCATACTTCACCATATAATCGTGGAAAG ATATGAGGGTGATAAGTGTGGAGAAATGTTTCATGGAGAAGGTGTCGCTTATTTTCAAGGTGGCCATATTTACAAG GGTAGTTTTTCACATGGGTTAATGCATGGCTCTGGTGAATATATCTGGTTGGATGGTTTAAAGTATCAG GgtgattttaaatgtaatgttccCATGGGACATGGGACTTACACCTGGCTAGATGGCAGCACTTATGAGGGAGAGATACACCAAGGTATCCGTCATGGTGTCGGGATGTACAAATGTTTCAAAACCTCTACTGTGTACAGAGGACAGTGGTATCTGGGCAAAAGACAAGGGCAG GGGGTAATGTACTATAACCAAGCATTCACATCATGGTACAAAGGAGACTGGGTGAACAACCGCAGAGAGGGCTGGGGAAAGCGGTG TTACCCATCTGGCAATGTGTATGAAGGACAATGGAAAAACAGTGTTCGACATGGAGAAGGAACAATGAGATGGGTTCAGCTGGATCAGCAATACAGTGGACAGTGGGTAAATGGCATCCAG GATGGAAAAGGGACGCACACATGGTTCTGTAAAAAAGTTCCATTCTCTCAATACCCTCGTATGAACGAGTACACAGGAGAATTCGTTCAGGGCATGCGTCATGGTCGAGGACAGTTCTTATATGCCAGTGGGGCTGTGTATAGTGGAGAGTGGaaacatgacaaaaaacatGGACCG GGGAGGTACACTTTTGAAAATGGACATGTATATGAAGGAGAGTTTAATAAGGACTGCATGGCTGAATTTCCTGCCTTCACTCCTGGCCTGAGTGGGATTACGACTCCTTTTCCAGATGAGAGTAAAGTATTAA ATGATTCATCCAAGAGATCTTCACAGTCAAGCACAAACTCACCGCTCGGATCTGACATGGTTTTGAACATCCAGACCCTGTTAAATAGAGTCCCTGAGGCCCACAGAGATCAAGAACTCAAACAG GTGGAATATGCAGTGCTGAGACACATTGGTTTGTTAAGGGAAATATATAGCTTCTACAGCAGCCTTGGACATGAGCAGTCTCCAGACAACATATTCCCACTGACCCATTTGCAGTTCTCTCGATTTCTCATGGACTGTAAAGTTCACCAGCACAGAGTCACGCAAGCGCAAATAGAGCGTCTCATCACTG ATCAGGTTCATTCTCCTTTCACTGCCATTCTACCAAGAGAGTGTATCAGCTATATTGTCATTGTAGCATATCATATTTGCCACAAAGATATTGA gTCTTCTAATAACATACTCGCAACATGTTTTTCAAAGCTCATGAGGCAGAACATCATTCCCAATGCAAAGAATGTGAAAG gctctCTGTTCTGCCATCCTGTCCATGCTGCGGTTGCATGTCATTACTCAGACAGATGCTGGGAAATTTACCAGGCTCTGTGTAAAGCAAATTCAATCCAGCCTAACCAAGTCTTGACTGCAAGGCTATTTGTCTGGTTGCTCAAG TCCTGTTCACAGGACCTCTGTCTGTATGACAGTGAGCTAACCGTGTCCAAAGTGTTAGAGATCCTCTCTGTGGACAGTCCTGCAATTCATGATGGAATCTACAGCAACCTGGACCTAGAG ATAAGCTTTCTGGAGTTCTTTGAGGCATTGTTGGGCTGTGCTGAGGTGAAAGGCCAGAGAATCCAAACTGATGTTGAGAGCCAGACTGACACAAGTCACTGGGACGACACTGTGAAGAATATTACAGAGCTGAGTTCAAATCAG TGGATCATTATCTCAGCTTGGGAGAAAGCTAACCAGACCATCTCCATTAAGGCGGTCTCatcttttgatatttttcagTCATCCCTATCTGAGGAGATGGAGCAAAGACAAAGTCCTGTGCTTGCTTTCAAAG AGAAGGACTGGATACAGAAAACTCAGCAGTTCTTCACTCAGACCTTCTTCCCTGCATATGAGCACAGTGTGAAGCTGAAGGAGAAGAGACTCAAGTtgagagaaaagaacagaaTTGCTCTTTCAGATGCTGACAAACCaag GCACACAGAGCAGCTGGAGGCTGAGGAGAGACAAGACGAAGAAGAGGCTCCAAACAACGATGTTAATCGCTCACCCCCCTTCCTCCCATGA
- the rsph10b gene encoding radial spoke head 10 homolog B isoform X3 — MAKEHKMKSSNRFTPEPTLSKVLGQSSTSSVVSESVTEPDDGRDSSRSAACSSNAVSQHTNDHRPNNEHDQCRKVPILHHIIVERYEGDKCGEMFHGEGVAYFQGGHIYKGSFSHGLMHGSGEYIWLDGLKYQGDFKCNVPMGHGTYTWLDGSTYEGEIHQGIRHGVGMYKCFKTSTVYRGQWYLGKRQGQGVMYYNQAFTSWYKGDWVNNRREGWGKRCYPSGNVYEGQWKNSVRHGEGTMRWVQLDQQYSGQWVNGIQDGKGTHTWFCKKVPFSQYPRMNEYTGEFVQGMRHGRGQFLYASGAVYSGEWKHDKKHGPGRYTFENGHVYEGEFNKDCMAEFPAFTPGLSGITTPFPDESKVLNDSSKRSSQSSTNSPLGSDMVLNIQTLLNRVPEAHRDQELKQVEYAVLRHIGLLREIYSFYSSLGHEQSPDNIFPLTHLQFSRFLMDCKVHQHRVTQAQIERLITDQVHSPFTAILPRECISYIVIVAYHICHKDIESSNNILATCFSKLMRQNIIPNAKNVKGSLFCHPVHAAVACHYSDRCWEIYQALCKANSIQPNQVLTARLFVWLLKDLCLYDSELTVSKVLEILSVDSPAIHDGIYSNLDLEISFLEFFEALLGCAEVKGQRIQTDVESQTDTSHWDDTVKNITELSSNQWIIISAWEKANQTISIKAVSSFDIFQSSLSEEMEQRQSPVLAFKEKDWIQKTQQFFTQTFFPAYEHSVKLKEKRLKLREKNRIALSDADKPRHTEQLEAEERQDEEEAPNNDVNRSPPFLP; from the exons ATGGCTAAAGAACACAAAATGAAAAGTTCTAACAGATTTACACCAGAACCAACGCTAAGCAAAGTGTTAGGACAGTCCTCCACGTCCAGTGTAGTGTCAGAGTCCGTCACAGAGCCTGACGATGGACGAGACTCCTCGAGATCTGCTGCGTGTTCCTCCAATGCTGTGTCTCAGCATACGAATGATCATCGACCAAACAATGAGCATGATCAGTGCCGTAAAGTTCCCATACTTCACCATATAATCGTGGAAAG ATATGAGGGTGATAAGTGTGGAGAAATGTTTCATGGAGAAGGTGTCGCTTATTTTCAAGGTGGCCATATTTACAAG GGTAGTTTTTCACATGGGTTAATGCATGGCTCTGGTGAATATATCTGGTTGGATGGTTTAAAGTATCAG GgtgattttaaatgtaatgttccCATGGGACATGGGACTTACACCTGGCTAGATGGCAGCACTTATGAGGGAGAGATACACCAAGGTATCCGTCATGGTGTCGGGATGTACAAATGTTTCAAAACCTCTACTGTGTACAGAGGACAGTGGTATCTGGGCAAAAGACAAGGGCAG GGGGTAATGTACTATAACCAAGCATTCACATCATGGTACAAAGGAGACTGGGTGAACAACCGCAGAGAGGGCTGGGGAAAGCGGTG TTACCCATCTGGCAATGTGTATGAAGGACAATGGAAAAACAGTGTTCGACATGGAGAAGGAACAATGAGATGGGTTCAGCTGGATCAGCAATACAGTGGACAGTGGGTAAATGGCATCCAG GATGGAAAAGGGACGCACACATGGTTCTGTAAAAAAGTTCCATTCTCTCAATACCCTCGTATGAACGAGTACACAGGAGAATTCGTTCAGGGCATGCGTCATGGTCGAGGACAGTTCTTATATGCCAGTGGGGCTGTGTATAGTGGAGAGTGGaaacatgacaaaaaacatGGACCG GGGAGGTACACTTTTGAAAATGGACATGTATATGAAGGAGAGTTTAATAAGGACTGCATGGCTGAATTTCCTGCCTTCACTCCTGGCCTGAGTGGGATTACGACTCCTTTTCCAGATGAGAGTAAAGTATTAA ATGATTCATCCAAGAGATCTTCACAGTCAAGCACAAACTCACCGCTCGGATCTGACATGGTTTTGAACATCCAGACCCTGTTAAATAGAGTCCCTGAGGCCCACAGAGATCAAGAACTCAAACAG GTGGAATATGCAGTGCTGAGACACATTGGTTTGTTAAGGGAAATATATAGCTTCTACAGCAGCCTTGGACATGAGCAGTCTCCAGACAACATATTCCCACTGACCCATTTGCAGTTCTCTCGATTTCTCATGGACTGTAAAGTTCACCAGCACAGAGTCACGCAAGCGCAAATAGAGCGTCTCATCACTG ATCAGGTTCATTCTCCTTTCACTGCCATTCTACCAAGAGAGTGTATCAGCTATATTGTCATTGTAGCATATCATATTTGCCACAAAGATATTGA gTCTTCTAATAACATACTCGCAACATGTTTTTCAAAGCTCATGAGGCAGAACATCATTCCCAATGCAAAGAATGTGAAAG gctctCTGTTCTGCCATCCTGTCCATGCTGCGGTTGCATGTCATTACTCAGACAGATGCTGGGAAATTTACCAGGCTCTGTGTAAAGCAAATTCAATCCAGCCTAACCAAGTCTTGACTGCAAGGCTATTTGTCTGGTTGCTCAAG GACCTCTGTCTGTATGACAGTGAGCTAACCGTGTCCAAAGTGTTAGAGATCCTCTCTGTGGACAGTCCTGCAATTCATGATGGAATCTACAGCAACCTGGACCTAGAG ATAAGCTTTCTGGAGTTCTTTGAGGCATTGTTGGGCTGTGCTGAGGTGAAAGGCCAGAGAATCCAAACTGATGTTGAGAGCCAGACTGACACAAGTCACTGGGACGACACTGTGAAGAATATTACAGAGCTGAGTTCAAATCAG TGGATCATTATCTCAGCTTGGGAGAAAGCTAACCAGACCATCTCCATTAAGGCGGTCTCatcttttgatatttttcagTCATCCCTATCTGAGGAGATGGAGCAAAGACAAAGTCCTGTGCTTGCTTTCAAAG AGAAGGACTGGATACAGAAAACTCAGCAGTTCTTCACTCAGACCTTCTTCCCTGCATATGAGCACAGTGTGAAGCTGAAGGAGAAGAGACTCAAGTtgagagaaaagaacagaaTTGCTCTTTCAGATGCTGACAAACCaag GCACACAGAGCAGCTGGAGGCTGAGGAGAGACAAGACGAAGAAGAGGCTCCAAACAACGATGTTAATCGCTCACCCCCCTTCCTCCCATGA
- the rsph10b gene encoding radial spoke head 10 homolog B isoform X4 → MAKEHKMKSSNRFTPEPTLSKVLGQSSTSSVVSESVTEPDDGRDSSRSAACSSNAVSQHTNDHRPNNEHDQCRKVPILHHIIVERYEGDKCGEMFHGEGVAYFQGGHIYKGSFSHGLMHGSGEYIWLDGLKYQGDFKCNVPMGHGTYTWLDGSTYEGEIHQGIRHGVGMYKCFKTSTVYRGQWYLGKRQGQGVMYYNQAFTSWYKGDWVNNRREGWGKRCYPSGNVYEGQWKNSVRHGEGTMRWVQLDQQYSGQWVNGIQDGKGTHTWFCKKVPFSQYPRMNEYTGEFVQGMRHGRGQFLYASGAVYSGEWKHDKKHGPGRYTFENGHVYEGEFNKDCMAEFPAFTPGLSGITTPFPDESKVLNDSSKRSSQSSTNSPLGSDMVLNIQTLLNRVPEAHRDQELKQVEYAVLRHIGLLREIYSFYSSLGHEQSPDNIFPLTHLQFSRFLMDCKVHQHRVTQAQIERLITDQVHSPFTAILPRECISYIVIVAYHICHKDIESSNNILATCFSKLMRQNIIPNAKNVKGSLFCHPVHAAVACHYSDRCWEIYQALCKANSIQPNQVLTARLFVWLLKSCSQDLCLYDSELTVSKVLEILSVDSPAIHDGIYSNLDLEISFLEFFEALLGCAEVKGQRIQTDVESQTDTSHWDDTVKNITELSSNQSSLSEEMEQRQSPVLAFKEKDWIQKTQQFFTQTFFPAYEHSVKLKEKRLKLREKNRIALSDADKPRHTEQLEAEERQDEEEAPNNDVNRSPPFLP, encoded by the exons ATGGCTAAAGAACACAAAATGAAAAGTTCTAACAGATTTACACCAGAACCAACGCTAAGCAAAGTGTTAGGACAGTCCTCCACGTCCAGTGTAGTGTCAGAGTCCGTCACAGAGCCTGACGATGGACGAGACTCCTCGAGATCTGCTGCGTGTTCCTCCAATGCTGTGTCTCAGCATACGAATGATCATCGACCAAACAATGAGCATGATCAGTGCCGTAAAGTTCCCATACTTCACCATATAATCGTGGAAAG ATATGAGGGTGATAAGTGTGGAGAAATGTTTCATGGAGAAGGTGTCGCTTATTTTCAAGGTGGCCATATTTACAAG GGTAGTTTTTCACATGGGTTAATGCATGGCTCTGGTGAATATATCTGGTTGGATGGTTTAAAGTATCAG GgtgattttaaatgtaatgttccCATGGGACATGGGACTTACACCTGGCTAGATGGCAGCACTTATGAGGGAGAGATACACCAAGGTATCCGTCATGGTGTCGGGATGTACAAATGTTTCAAAACCTCTACTGTGTACAGAGGACAGTGGTATCTGGGCAAAAGACAAGGGCAG GGGGTAATGTACTATAACCAAGCATTCACATCATGGTACAAAGGAGACTGGGTGAACAACCGCAGAGAGGGCTGGGGAAAGCGGTG TTACCCATCTGGCAATGTGTATGAAGGACAATGGAAAAACAGTGTTCGACATGGAGAAGGAACAATGAGATGGGTTCAGCTGGATCAGCAATACAGTGGACAGTGGGTAAATGGCATCCAG GATGGAAAAGGGACGCACACATGGTTCTGTAAAAAAGTTCCATTCTCTCAATACCCTCGTATGAACGAGTACACAGGAGAATTCGTTCAGGGCATGCGTCATGGTCGAGGACAGTTCTTATATGCCAGTGGGGCTGTGTATAGTGGAGAGTGGaaacatgacaaaaaacatGGACCG GGGAGGTACACTTTTGAAAATGGACATGTATATGAAGGAGAGTTTAATAAGGACTGCATGGCTGAATTTCCTGCCTTCACTCCTGGCCTGAGTGGGATTACGACTCCTTTTCCAGATGAGAGTAAAGTATTAA ATGATTCATCCAAGAGATCTTCACAGTCAAGCACAAACTCACCGCTCGGATCTGACATGGTTTTGAACATCCAGACCCTGTTAAATAGAGTCCCTGAGGCCCACAGAGATCAAGAACTCAAACAG GTGGAATATGCAGTGCTGAGACACATTGGTTTGTTAAGGGAAATATATAGCTTCTACAGCAGCCTTGGACATGAGCAGTCTCCAGACAACATATTCCCACTGACCCATTTGCAGTTCTCTCGATTTCTCATGGACTGTAAAGTTCACCAGCACAGAGTCACGCAAGCGCAAATAGAGCGTCTCATCACTG ATCAGGTTCATTCTCCTTTCACTGCCATTCTACCAAGAGAGTGTATCAGCTATATTGTCATTGTAGCATATCATATTTGCCACAAAGATATTGA gTCTTCTAATAACATACTCGCAACATGTTTTTCAAAGCTCATGAGGCAGAACATCATTCCCAATGCAAAGAATGTGAAAG gctctCTGTTCTGCCATCCTGTCCATGCTGCGGTTGCATGTCATTACTCAGACAGATGCTGGGAAATTTACCAGGCTCTGTGTAAAGCAAATTCAATCCAGCCTAACCAAGTCTTGACTGCAAGGCTATTTGTCTGGTTGCTCAAG TCCTGTTCACAGGACCTCTGTCTGTATGACAGTGAGCTAACCGTGTCCAAAGTGTTAGAGATCCTCTCTGTGGACAGTCCTGCAATTCATGATGGAATCTACAGCAACCTGGACCTAGAG ATAAGCTTTCTGGAGTTCTTTGAGGCATTGTTGGGCTGTGCTGAGGTGAAAGGCCAGAGAATCCAAACTGATGTTGAGAGCCAGACTGACACAAGTCACTGGGACGACACTGTGAAGAATATTACAGAGCTGAGTTCAAATCAG TCATCCCTATCTGAGGAGATGGAGCAAAGACAAAGTCCTGTGCTTGCTTTCAAAG AGAAGGACTGGATACAGAAAACTCAGCAGTTCTTCACTCAGACCTTCTTCCCTGCATATGAGCACAGTGTGAAGCTGAAGGAGAAGAGACTCAAGTtgagagaaaagaacagaaTTGCTCTTTCAGATGCTGACAAACCaag GCACACAGAGCAGCTGGAGGCTGAGGAGAGACAAGACGAAGAAGAGGCTCCAAACAACGATGTTAATCGCTCACCCCCCTTCCTCCCATGA
- the rsph10b gene encoding radial spoke head 10 homolog B isoform X5 yields MAKEHKMKSSNRFTPEPTLSKVLGQSSTSSVVSESVTEPDDGRDSSRSAACSSNAVSQHTNDHRPNNEHDQCRKVPILHHIIVERYEGDKCGEMFHGEGVAYFQGGHIYKGSFSHGLMHGSGEYIWLDGLKYQGDFKCNVPMGHGTYTWLDGSTYEGEIHQGIRHGVGMYKCFKTSTVYRGQWYLGKRQGQGVMYYNQAFTSWYKGDWVNNRREGWGKRCYPSGNVYEGQWKNSVRHGEGTMRWVQLDQQYSGQWVNGIQDGKGTHTWFCKKVPFSQYPRMNEYTGEFVQGMRHGRGQFLYASGAVYSGEWKHDKKHGPGRYTFENGHVYEGEFNKDCMAEFPAFTPGLSGITTPFPDESKVLNDSSKRSSQSSTNSPLGSDMVLNIQTLLNRVPEAHRDQELKQVEYAVLRHIGLLREIYSFYSSLGHEQSPDNIFPLTHLQFSRFLMDCKVHQHRVTQAQIERLITDQVHSPFTAILPRECISYIVIVAYHICHKDIESSNNILATCFSKLMRQNIIPNAKNVKGSLFCHPVHAAVACHYSDRCWEIYQALCKANSIQPNQVLTARLFVWLLKDLCLYDSELTVSKVLEILSVDSPAIHDGIYSNLDLEISFLEFFEALLGCAEVKGQRIQTDVESQTDTSHWDDTVKNITELSSNQSSLSEEMEQRQSPVLAFKEKDWIQKTQQFFTQTFFPAYEHSVKLKEKRLKLREKNRIALSDADKPRHTEQLEAEERQDEEEAPNNDVNRSPPFLP; encoded by the exons ATGGCTAAAGAACACAAAATGAAAAGTTCTAACAGATTTACACCAGAACCAACGCTAAGCAAAGTGTTAGGACAGTCCTCCACGTCCAGTGTAGTGTCAGAGTCCGTCACAGAGCCTGACGATGGACGAGACTCCTCGAGATCTGCTGCGTGTTCCTCCAATGCTGTGTCTCAGCATACGAATGATCATCGACCAAACAATGAGCATGATCAGTGCCGTAAAGTTCCCATACTTCACCATATAATCGTGGAAAG ATATGAGGGTGATAAGTGTGGAGAAATGTTTCATGGAGAAGGTGTCGCTTATTTTCAAGGTGGCCATATTTACAAG GGTAGTTTTTCACATGGGTTAATGCATGGCTCTGGTGAATATATCTGGTTGGATGGTTTAAAGTATCAG GgtgattttaaatgtaatgttccCATGGGACATGGGACTTACACCTGGCTAGATGGCAGCACTTATGAGGGAGAGATACACCAAGGTATCCGTCATGGTGTCGGGATGTACAAATGTTTCAAAACCTCTACTGTGTACAGAGGACAGTGGTATCTGGGCAAAAGACAAGGGCAG GGGGTAATGTACTATAACCAAGCATTCACATCATGGTACAAAGGAGACTGGGTGAACAACCGCAGAGAGGGCTGGGGAAAGCGGTG TTACCCATCTGGCAATGTGTATGAAGGACAATGGAAAAACAGTGTTCGACATGGAGAAGGAACAATGAGATGGGTTCAGCTGGATCAGCAATACAGTGGACAGTGGGTAAATGGCATCCAG GATGGAAAAGGGACGCACACATGGTTCTGTAAAAAAGTTCCATTCTCTCAATACCCTCGTATGAACGAGTACACAGGAGAATTCGTTCAGGGCATGCGTCATGGTCGAGGACAGTTCTTATATGCCAGTGGGGCTGTGTATAGTGGAGAGTGGaaacatgacaaaaaacatGGACCG GGGAGGTACACTTTTGAAAATGGACATGTATATGAAGGAGAGTTTAATAAGGACTGCATGGCTGAATTTCCTGCCTTCACTCCTGGCCTGAGTGGGATTACGACTCCTTTTCCAGATGAGAGTAAAGTATTAA ATGATTCATCCAAGAGATCTTCACAGTCAAGCACAAACTCACCGCTCGGATCTGACATGGTTTTGAACATCCAGACCCTGTTAAATAGAGTCCCTGAGGCCCACAGAGATCAAGAACTCAAACAG GTGGAATATGCAGTGCTGAGACACATTGGTTTGTTAAGGGAAATATATAGCTTCTACAGCAGCCTTGGACATGAGCAGTCTCCAGACAACATATTCCCACTGACCCATTTGCAGTTCTCTCGATTTCTCATGGACTGTAAAGTTCACCAGCACAGAGTCACGCAAGCGCAAATAGAGCGTCTCATCACTG ATCAGGTTCATTCTCCTTTCACTGCCATTCTACCAAGAGAGTGTATCAGCTATATTGTCATTGTAGCATATCATATTTGCCACAAAGATATTGA gTCTTCTAATAACATACTCGCAACATGTTTTTCAAAGCTCATGAGGCAGAACATCATTCCCAATGCAAAGAATGTGAAAG gctctCTGTTCTGCCATCCTGTCCATGCTGCGGTTGCATGTCATTACTCAGACAGATGCTGGGAAATTTACCAGGCTCTGTGTAAAGCAAATTCAATCCAGCCTAACCAAGTCTTGACTGCAAGGCTATTTGTCTGGTTGCTCAAG GACCTCTGTCTGTATGACAGTGAGCTAACCGTGTCCAAAGTGTTAGAGATCCTCTCTGTGGACAGTCCTGCAATTCATGATGGAATCTACAGCAACCTGGACCTAGAG ATAAGCTTTCTGGAGTTCTTTGAGGCATTGTTGGGCTGTGCTGAGGTGAAAGGCCAGAGAATCCAAACTGATGTTGAGAGCCAGACTGACACAAGTCACTGGGACGACACTGTGAAGAATATTACAGAGCTGAGTTCAAATCAG TCATCCCTATCTGAGGAGATGGAGCAAAGACAAAGTCCTGTGCTTGCTTTCAAAG AGAAGGACTGGATACAGAAAACTCAGCAGTTCTTCACTCAGACCTTCTTCCCTGCATATGAGCACAGTGTGAAGCTGAAGGAGAAGAGACTCAAGTtgagagaaaagaacagaaTTGCTCTTTCAGATGCTGACAAACCaag GCACACAGAGCAGCTGGAGGCTGAGGAGAGACAAGACGAAGAAGAGGCTCCAAACAACGATGTTAATCGCTCACCCCCCTTCCTCCCATGA